The following coding sequences lie in one Pirellulales bacterium genomic window:
- a CDS encoding RluA family pseudouridine synthase, giving the protein MHPVGPLRVLYEDNHLLAVAKPPGIPTQGAARGKASLVSQAKDYLRRKYRKPGNAYLGVVSRLDATTSGIVIFARTSKAAARLSEEFRQRRVEKLYWALVDGCIEPSKAEWTDWMAKDERRQRMMVVPQVKAGAQEARLSYRRRKQFAGITWVEILLETGRKHQIRVQFAARKHPVVGDTKYGSQHPFAGGIALHCRRLAILHPVKKTLLEFIAPVPHAWQKFKIQ; this is encoded by the coding sequence ATGCACCCCGTCGGACCACTACGAGTTTTGTACGAAGACAATCATTTGTTGGCCGTCGCCAAGCCTCCAGGAATTCCCACCCAAGGCGCAGCCAGGGGAAAAGCCAGTCTCGTTTCGCAAGCGAAAGATTACCTGCGACGGAAGTATCGCAAGCCAGGAAACGCCTATCTCGGGGTTGTGTCGCGACTCGACGCGACGACCAGCGGCATCGTTATTTTTGCCCGCACCTCGAAAGCCGCCGCGCGCCTGAGTGAGGAGTTTCGGCAGCGGCGCGTCGAAAAACTGTACTGGGCGTTGGTCGATGGCTGTATCGAACCGTCGAAGGCGGAATGGACCGATTGGATGGCGAAAGACGAGCGACGACAGCGGATGATGGTTGTGCCACAGGTGAAAGCGGGCGCCCAAGAAGCCCGACTATCCTACCGGCGGCGGAAGCAGTTTGCTGGGATCACTTGGGTCGAAATCTTGTTGGAAACCGGCCGCAAGCACCAAATTCGAGTACAATTTGCCGCCCGCAAGCACCCCGTCGTCGGCGACACGAAGTACGGCTCGCAGCATCCCTTTGCCGGGGGAATTGCGCTCCATTGCCGACGTCTGGCCATTTTGCATCCAGTGAAAAAAACACTACTCGAATTCATCGCACCCGTGCCCCACGCTTGGCAGAAGTTTAAGATACAGTAA
- a CDS encoding serine/threonine protein kinase has protein sequence MEARKTFRSSALASGLIATADLDAAIAALRSEPLGSEAVSSPLASAAQAQTAAKEQLEITDRQLADKLVEMNKLTRFQATQLLAGYSVLHLREYTILEAIGHGGMGAVFKAEHKFMGRIVAVKVLPQHKETPETTASFLHEIRAQARLSHENLVHAFDAGYEGKRYFLVTEYVPGSDLRKYVKQRGPLSMNEAARIVSQAARGLAHAHSQGLIHRDIKPGNLLVTPDGKVKVSDLGLAGWLGDAEKDPRFGKIVGTADYLSPEQILTPQGVTPTSDVYSLGCTLYYSVTGKVPFPGGTTRDKAKRHLEDMPLHPRRLNPALTDNFVDVIADMMDKDPKRRVQSADEVIRRLEPWVNQRIDEQHIAADSRWSSPDEPVVAAGSETESGEELSAAPEPNWHFDEGLSQASQSLQGTEPFAAADEETLRVHSSSSWLAPIKTQVRPLAVLLGAIAISAIVLLLIVFVSALVR, from the coding sequence TTGGAAGCACGTAAAACTTTTCGCAGCAGCGCACTTGCCAGCGGCCTGATCGCGACGGCCGATTTGGACGCGGCCATCGCAGCGTTGCGCAGCGAGCCGCTGGGCAGCGAGGCAGTCAGCAGTCCGCTGGCAAGCGCCGCACAAGCCCAGACGGCCGCCAAAGAGCAACTCGAAATCACCGATCGCCAGCTTGCCGATAAGCTCGTCGAAATGAACAAGCTGACTCGGTTTCAAGCCACGCAGTTGCTCGCCGGCTATTCGGTTCTGCACTTGCGCGAATATACAATATTGGAAGCGATCGGCCACGGCGGCATGGGAGCGGTGTTTAAGGCCGAGCATAAATTCATGGGGCGGATCGTCGCCGTGAAGGTGCTGCCTCAACACAAGGAAACGCCGGAAACGACGGCCAGCTTTTTGCACGAAATTCGTGCCCAGGCCAGGCTCAGCCACGAAAATCTGGTTCATGCATTTGACGCCGGCTACGAAGGAAAGCGATATTTTCTCGTCACGGAATATGTCCCCGGATCTGACTTGCGAAAGTATGTCAAGCAGCGCGGCCCACTGTCGATGAACGAAGCTGCTCGCATCGTGTCGCAAGCCGCCCGCGGATTGGCCCACGCCCACAGCCAAGGTCTGATTCACCGCGACATTAAACCGGGTAATTTACTCGTCACGCCCGACGGCAAAGTGAAAGTCTCCGATCTTGGCTTGGCCGGTTGGCTCGGAGACGCCGAAAAGGATCCACGGTTTGGCAAGATCGTCGGCACGGCCGACTATCTTTCGCCCGAGCAGATTCTGACGCCGCAGGGAGTCACGCCTACCAGCGATGTCTATTCACTCGGCTGTACGCTTTATTATTCCGTCACTGGCAAAGTCCCGTTTCCAGGCGGCACCACGCGCGACAAGGCGAAGCGGCACTTGGAAGATATGCCGCTGCACCCGCGCCGACTGAATCCCGCGCTCACCGACAACTTCGTCGACGTGATTGCCGACATGATGGACAAAGACCCGAAGCGGCGGGTGCAGTCGGCCGACGAGGTGATCCGTCGTCTCGAACCGTGGGTCAATCAGCGCATCGACGAGCAGCACATTGCGGCAGACAGCCGCTGGTCGTCACCCGACGAGCCAGTCGTCGCGGCCGGCAGCGAAACCGAAAGCGGCGAAGAACTTAGCGCCGCTCCCGAACCCAACTGGCACTTCGATGAAGGCCTGAGCCAAGCCAGCCAAAGCTTGCAGGGCACCGAACCTTTTGCCGCAGCCGATGAAGAGACGCTGCGGGTGCATTCTTCGAGTTCCTGGCTGGCACCGATCAAGACTCAAGTACGCCCGCTGGCCGTCCTGCTGGGAGCAATCGCCATTTCGGCGATTGTGTTATTACTGATCGTGTTTGTAAGTGCCTTGGTGCGGTAA
- a CDS encoding acyltransferase, which yields MPSSTILELPSSPAKQIPAEDISVAAKGSLSKSARYESLDLWRGLCCLMLVVFHTTMQSARHHFVDRAGTVEDAASLGMWLAARTWIGVPIFFVISGYCIMATLHARQKKGGVLEFAKRRFWRIYPPYWTAITLSAVAIVFLNDRWPGIFHDGIFTVPHAHAMSLWEWLGNLTLTESWRHCVMGGDAQHLLPNTWTLCYEEQFYVVAGLILIVASRRLFTAAAVVTGLIFVGKLISWSFGWDVKGSLLDGGWFQIAAGILLYYRVNKATPKQIPWIHAMLAAGILLSLRHPSELLEFYPNHPTERFVAYGFALLASLLYPYDRQIRACRWLKPLAVAGGMSYSVYLIHPLIAKGISYATFQAGMKGNLETLIIVMPICLVASVAAAYVFHRLVERHFIPSAKPKPKAERTPLHGYIPPFRALPSEG from the coding sequence GTGCCGTCGTCTACGATCCTTGAATTGCCCAGTTCACCCGCAAAACAGATTCCGGCTGAAGACATTTCGGTCGCGGCGAAAGGATCGCTGTCCAAGTCGGCACGGTACGAATCACTCGATCTGTGGCGCGGCCTGTGCTGCTTGATGCTGGTAGTGTTCCACACCACGATGCAGTCCGCTCGGCATCATTTTGTCGATCGCGCCGGCACGGTCGAAGACGCCGCCTCACTCGGAATGTGGCTCGCCGCTCGGACGTGGATTGGCGTGCCGATTTTTTTTGTTATCAGCGGCTATTGCATTATGGCGACATTGCATGCTCGCCAAAAAAAGGGGGGCGTCCTTGAGTTCGCCAAGCGTCGGTTTTGGCGAATTTATCCGCCGTATTGGACGGCCATCACACTGTCGGCCGTTGCCATCGTCTTCCTCAACGATCGCTGGCCAGGCATTTTTCACGATGGAATTTTTACCGTTCCCCATGCTCACGCCATGTCACTCTGGGAATGGCTCGGCAACTTGACACTTACCGAATCGTGGCGGCACTGCGTCATGGGGGGCGACGCTCAGCATTTGCTGCCCAATACCTGGACATTGTGCTATGAAGAGCAGTTTTACGTAGTCGCCGGTTTGATCTTGATCGTCGCTTCTCGCCGCTTGTTCACCGCCGCCGCCGTAGTGACCGGCCTCATCTTCGTCGGCAAGCTGATTTCGTGGTCGTTCGGATGGGATGTGAAAGGATCGCTCCTCGATGGCGGCTGGTTTCAAATCGCCGCCGGCATTCTGCTGTATTACCGCGTCAACAAGGCCACACCCAAACAAATCCCTTGGATTCATGCAATGTTGGCCGCCGGCATCCTGCTATCGCTGCGACATCCCAGCGAACTGCTCGAATTCTATCCGAACCATCCGACGGAGCGCTTCGTCGCCTACGGCTTCGCCTTGCTGGCATCGTTGCTGTATCCCTACGACCGCCAGATTCGAGCCTGTCGCTGGCTGAAACCTCTAGCTGTCGCCGGCGGAATGAGCTACAGCGTGTATTTGATTCACCCATTAATCGCCAAAGGCATCAGCTATGCCACCTTTCAGGCAGGCATGAAAGGAAATCTCGAAACACTGATCATTGTGATGCCGATTTGCCTCGTAGCATCGGTTGCCGCGGCCTACGTTTTCCACCGACTGGTCGAGCGGCATTTCATTCCATCCGCGAAGCCCAAACCGAAGGCTGAGCGCACGCCGCTGCACGGGTATATCCCGCCATTTCGTGCATTACCCAGTGAAGGATGA